A genomic stretch from Bacteroidales bacterium includes:
- a CDS encoding glycine betaine ABC transporter substrate-binding protein, giving the protein MKKFEFSLKTVFAVLMAAAVLSFSSCQQGGQQESAREEGAANKSEQVHILYPNWAEGIAFTHLAKAALEEKGYDIKITPLEPGPIYATLAKGDADLMLDAWLPHTHSDYWEKYGDQMNKIGESFSGGTTGLVVPQYVDFNSITELNDHVDTFDGEIIGIGSGAGIHGNTEKAIEEYDLDYNQITSSGPAMMASLRKAYNNQDPIIITGWKPHHMWADFDLKYLEDPKEIYPKDVCAIVTRQGFEGDFPVLQKFFTNFNLNETQLYNLMDAIEKGEDELEAADQWYNDHKVLVESWMPDELKQ; this is encoded by the coding sequence ATGAAAAAGTTCGAATTTAGTTTAAAAACAGTTTTCGCGGTCCTTATGGCCGCGGCGGTACTGAGCTTTTCTTCCTGTCAGCAGGGAGGTCAGCAGGAAAGTGCCAGAGAAGAAGGAGCTGCCAACAAATCAGAGCAGGTCCATATCTTGTATCCCAACTGGGCAGAAGGTATTGCCTTTACCCATCTGGCCAAAGCAGCTCTTGAGGAAAAAGGGTATGATATTAAAATCACTCCGCTTGAGCCGGGTCCGATTTATGCCACATTAGCCAAAGGTGATGCCGACCTGATGCTTGATGCTTGGTTGCCACATACACACAGCGATTATTGGGAGAAATATGGTGATCAGATGAATAAGATTGGAGAATCTTTCAGCGGCGGTACAACCGGTTTGGTTGTTCCCCAGTATGTGGATTTCAATTCAATTACCGAACTGAATGATCACGTTGACACATTTGACGGCGAAATCATTGGTATTGGCAGTGGAGCCGGTATTCACGGGAATACGGAAAAAGCCATTGAAGAATATGACCTTGATTATAATCAGATAACATCGAGTGGTCCCGCTATGATGGCCAGTCTAAGAAAAGCTTATAACAATCAGGATCCTATTATTATTACAGGGTGGAAACCCCATCACATGTGGGCGGATTTTGACCTGAAATATCTTGAAGATCCCAAGGAAATTTATCCCAAGGACGTTTGTGCTATTGTAACCCGTCAGGGTTTTGAGGGAGACTTCCCCGTGCTTCAAAAGTTTTTCACCAATTTCAATCTGAATGAAACTCAGCTTTATAACCTGATGGATGCTATTGAAAAAGGCGAAGACGAACTGGAAGCTGCAGACCAATGGTATAACGATCACAAAGTTCTCGTTGAGAGCTGGATGCCAGATGAATTAAAGCAATAA
- a CDS encoding proline/glycine betaine ABC transporter permease produces MINIDIELGNWVESGVEWLSDNASGFFNGISAGIDSMVTFLETILLFPPAYITILILALIAYLLNSKGRKFFSKGAWKAAGGIAVFAVLGLLLLHIMGYWEETMQTIALILVSAIIALFIGIPVGVYASRHDGADKVIRPILDFMQTLPPFVYLIPAIIFFSVGNVPGVVATIVFALPPAVRLTNLGIRNVQEDVVEASKAFGCTKRQLLYKVQIPLAKPTILAGVNQVIMLALSMVVIASMVGAGGLGQAVYKGILKADMGLGFEAGLGIVILAIFLDRVTQALGISRRQVSQEE; encoded by the coding sequence ATGATAAATATAGATATTGAACTAGGCAATTGGGTCGAGAGCGGAGTAGAATGGCTTTCGGATAATGCATCCGGCTTTTTTAACGGCATTTCCGCAGGAATTGATTCAATGGTAACTTTTTTGGAAACCATTCTTTTATTTCCTCCTGCATATATTACCATTCTGATTCTTGCTTTGATAGCTTATCTGCTCAACAGCAAAGGGCGTAAGTTTTTCTCCAAAGGGGCCTGGAAAGCCGCAGGCGGTATTGCCGTTTTTGCTGTTTTGGGTTTGCTTTTGCTTCACATTATGGGATACTGGGAAGAGACCATGCAGACCATTGCATTGATATTGGTTTCTGCTATTATTGCATTGTTTATTGGTATTCCGGTAGGTGTATATGCCTCAAGGCATGACGGGGCAGATAAAGTTATCCGTCCCATACTTGACTTTATGCAAACGTTGCCTCCTTTCGTTTATCTGATACCGGCCATTATCTTTTTTAGTGTAGGTAACGTCCCCGGAGTGGTAGCAACCATTGTTTTTGCATTGCCTCCGGCAGTGCGTCTTACCAACCTGGGTATACGAAATGTTCAGGAAGATGTTGTGGAAGCTTCAAAAGCCTTTGGATGTACAAAAAGACAGTTGCTCTACAAGGTTCAGATACCTTTGGCTAAGCCAACCATTCTGGCAGGTGTGAACCAGGTTATTATGCTGGCCTTGTCAATGGTGGTGATTGCGTCCATGGTTGGAGCCGGAGGTCTTGGTCAGGCTGTTTATAAAGGCATTCTGAAGGCCGACATGGGTTTGGGATTTGAAGCCGGGCTTGGTATTGTTATTCTTGCCATTTTCCTTGACAGGGTAACTCAGGCTCTGGGTATCTCCAGAAGGCAAGTTTCACAAGAAGAATAA
- a CDS encoding glycine betaine/L-proline ABC transporter ATP-binding protein → MSKIQVENLSVIFGKRFKEAQELQEQGKSKVEILNQTGCTVGVSDANLDIQEGEVFVVMGLSGSGKSTLLRCFNRLIEPTAGRVVVDGNDIIQINERALREFRRTKMTMVFQHFGLLPHRTVSSNVAFGLEIQGVDEDARIKKAYDVIKTVGLEGYEEKMTGQLSGGMQQRVGLARALATDPEILLMDEAFSALDPLIRTQMQEELLQLQEKVRKTILFITHDLDEALKLGDRIAIMKDGYMVQTGTPEEILTNPATDYVRAFVENVDRGGIVTAGSVMFKNPNAVRIKQDGPRAALRKMRNQGVTSMPVVGENGIFIGFVKDTDMKEMEDKGLRNIQEYMYEKEEVTAVTSDTPVAELLPLFLDTDLNLAVVDENRKLIGVVVHSSVIAEMIGKNREEVKQIKKEGGIDL, encoded by the coding sequence ATGAGTAAAATTCAAGTTGAAAATCTCAGTGTTATCTTTGGCAAAAGATTTAAAGAGGCACAAGAGCTTCAGGAACAAGGTAAAAGCAAAGTAGAAATATTGAACCAGACAGGATGTACGGTGGGTGTGAGCGATGCCAATCTGGATATTCAGGAAGGTGAGGTATTTGTTGTAATGGGACTTTCCGGTAGCGGTAAGTCCACACTTCTGCGTTGCTTTAACCGTTTGATAGAGCCAACTGCCGGAAGGGTAGTTGTGGACGGTAATGATATTATACAAATCAATGAACGTGCCTTGAGGGAATTTCGCCGTACCAAAATGACCATGGTTTTCCAGCATTTTGGACTTCTCCCGCACCGGACCGTCAGCTCCAATGTAGCTTTTGGTTTGGAAATTCAGGGCGTTGATGAAGATGCGCGTATCAAAAAGGCATACGATGTGATTAAAACTGTTGGTCTGGAAGGATATGAGGAAAAAATGACAGGCCAGCTCAGCGGTGGTATGCAGCAACGGGTTGGTTTGGCCCGGGCGCTGGCTACCGATCCTGAAATTTTGTTGATGGATGAGGCATTCAGTGCGCTTGACCCGTTGATTCGTACTCAGATGCAGGAAGAGCTGCTTCAGTTGCAGGAAAAAGTAAGAAAAACCATACTTTTTATCACCCACGATTTGGATGAGGCACTGAAGCTAGGCGATCGCATTGCCATCATGAAGGATGGATATATGGTTCAAACCGGCACCCCCGAAGAGATTCTGACCAATCCTGCTACCGACTACGTTCGGGCATTTGTTGAGAACGTTGACCGGGGAGGAATTGTGACTGCCGGTTCGGTGATGTTTAAAAATCCCAATGCTGTCAGGATTAAACAGGATGGCCCCAGAGCTGCTCTCAGAAAAATGAGGAACCAGGGTGTTACTTCCATGCCTGTTGTTGGAGAAAACGGTATATTTATCGGATTTGTCAAGGATACGGATATGAAGGAAATGGAAGACAAGGGGTTGAGAAATATCCAGGAATATATGTATGAGAAGGAAGAGGTTACGGCCGTAACCTCAGATACACCGGTGGCAGAGCTGTTGCCCCTGTTTTTGGATACCGATCTGAACCTTGCTGTTGTGGATGAAAACAGAAAGTTAATTGGCGTTGTAGTTCACTCATCTGTTATTGCTGAAATGATAGGCAAAAACAGGGAAGAAGTTAAACAGATAAAAAAAGAAGGAGGAATTGACCTATGA